The Fulvivirga ligni genome window below encodes:
- a CDS encoding sensor histidine kinase: MLANYKKILLASSLICFLSATALYFLHESDSPSQEEFTAHITSNMQEEALELQREVVPILENLEQSNELLFSSIPHPSHPFYVYKSGRLVYWSDYRFVPEYRYLAGDYTYKFVKSLRKEYLVRKWSVDETDYEVYGAIMLHSTYKIDNNYVHSGYNPSIFSSQSLKLFSTDMTVGQPVCIDNDNCIFRVLYGENYTEAQRHVNYIIAALYALSIVFLLGYCISFFYSEKPGFLKFALLVIILIGLRALMLLLNFPNGLVDIGLFDSRYFASSSLNPSFGDLLINLIFVLIISLYYFLNNDKMVPQYWLDKLNVQSRFIMLVLISGMMLLVFHFQYLVLQTIYHNSQVSYDVNRGLEVDGHRWVALIIFVLGSAITFLLFHIGYKWLFVLSGKRRRILLAFGVSSLLFIMINFFVGQVYVYSFIVATSLFIVLLLSGLPDYVIKLSYNTFLYFFTFLIASAVIGALSIDHFENEQEREKKLKFANQFLIENDNLAEYLLSEVNQNIKQDLFIQGRMSSPFFSKDVIKSKIKQVYLGSYFDKYEIKIYLYNANGKSFDNTENQLSPEEINEFDVAEYKTNYDGIYFINRLGINASKRYLDFIEIKRRGVLMGYVIMDLNLKRIIPENVYPELLVDNRFLTPYQNANYSYAVYSQGVITYHSGDYNYITDFDKELLSESELFAGALSHGGYLHLAVKDNQGRIIVISSNNHPLSDIFSNFSFLFLTQVFVFLIIVACFALYYSFQKVTLNYSARIQLYLNAAFFLPLIAVSITTLSVINSSFRKEVNEEYFKKAESISANLSDPLKSFIQQNTTDHDELRSKIAEVAKYAGVDVNLFSIRGRLLASSQPLIYENDLLSQYINPRALGKIREQGENAYVTTEAVGNLDFYSTFYAVKSFESGQLIGILSIPFFQSEYTIQQNQVEVLTTVTNIFSVIFLFFLLVSYLAAKWLTFPLVLITQKLKKTTLTGFNEPLTWKADDEIGLMVSEYNRMLLNLEDSKKALARTEKESAWREIAQQVAHEIKNPLTPMKLTLQHLRRRIQGTAQDGDFEKPIDSLLVQVDTLNDIASSFSSFAKMPIPENEVYELGAVVKNTVSLLENTEFTEIFLELPADPVFTRGDEQLMGRIISNIIINAIQAREKDSLTVHVNLTILNKQKLLLEIRDNGPGIDESIHNKIFIPNFSTKETGSGIGLAIAKHGVEHAGGKIWFETEQGSGTSFFIELPIVPNEG; encoded by the coding sequence TTGCTTGCTAATTATAAAAAGATCCTCCTTGCCAGCTCACTGATTTGTTTTCTATCAGCTACGGCCTTATATTTTCTACATGAATCAGATTCTCCTTCTCAGGAAGAATTTACAGCTCATATTACCAGTAATATGCAGGAAGAAGCTCTGGAGCTTCAAAGGGAGGTGGTTCCGATACTTGAGAATTTAGAGCAAAGTAACGAACTTCTTTTTTCATCTATACCTCATCCTTCTCATCCGTTTTATGTGTATAAAAGTGGCCGCTTAGTATATTGGTCAGATTACCGGTTTGTACCTGAATACAGGTATCTGGCGGGTGACTATACTTATAAATTCGTAAAGTCTTTAAGAAAGGAATATTTAGTAAGAAAATGGTCTGTTGACGAGACTGATTACGAAGTGTATGGTGCCATAATGCTTCATAGTACTTATAAGATAGATAATAACTACGTGCACTCGGGGTATAATCCCAGTATTTTCTCCAGCCAATCATTGAAGCTTTTCTCCACAGATATGACTGTCGGGCAGCCTGTATGTATCGATAATGATAATTGCATATTCAGAGTGCTTTATGGTGAGAATTATACAGAGGCTCAAAGACATGTTAATTATATAATTGCAGCATTGTATGCTTTAAGTATAGTGTTTTTATTAGGCTACTGTATTTCATTTTTCTATTCAGAGAAGCCTGGATTTTTAAAGTTTGCTCTGCTGGTCATTATCCTAATAGGTCTTAGGGCTTTGATGTTATTGCTGAATTTTCCAAACGGTCTGGTAGATATAGGTCTTTTTGATTCGCGCTACTTTGCTTCTTCCAGCCTAAACCCATCTTTTGGTGACTTATTGATCAACCTGATTTTTGTGCTAATCATCTCGCTTTACTATTTTCTGAATAATGATAAGATGGTGCCTCAATATTGGCTTGATAAACTAAATGTGCAAAGCCGATTTATAATGCTGGTACTCATTTCCGGGATGATGTTGCTGGTATTTCACTTTCAGTACCTGGTGCTCCAAACCATTTATCATAACTCTCAGGTGAGCTATGATGTGAACAGAGGCCTTGAAGTTGACGGGCACAGATGGGTCGCGCTCATAATCTTTGTGTTAGGCTCTGCTATTACTTTCCTGCTCTTCCATATTGGATATAAGTGGCTTTTCGTACTTAGTGGAAAGCGTAGAAGGATATTACTTGCTTTCGGGGTGAGTAGCCTGCTGTTTATAATGATTAATTTTTTCGTGGGCCAGGTCTACGTGTATAGCTTCATAGTAGCCACCTCTTTGTTTATTGTACTGTTGCTGTCTGGCCTTCCTGATTATGTAATTAAGCTCAGTTATAATACCTTCCTTTATTTCTTTACTTTCCTGATAGCTTCAGCAGTAATTGGAGCATTGTCTATAGACCATTTTGAAAACGAGCAGGAGAGGGAGAAGAAACTTAAATTTGCCAATCAGTTCTTAATTGAGAACGATAACCTGGCTGAGTACCTGCTATCTGAGGTTAACCAGAACATAAAGCAAGATTTATTCATTCAGGGAAGGATGTCCAGTCCATTTTTCTCAAAAGATGTTATCAAGTCAAAGATTAAACAGGTTTATCTGGGGAGCTATTTTGATAAGTATGAAATCAAAATCTACCTGTATAATGCGAACGGCAAGTCTTTTGATAATACTGAGAATCAACTTTCTCCCGAGGAAATTAATGAATTTGATGTAGCAGAGTATAAGACCAATTATGACGGTATATACTTCATTAATAGGCTCGGTATCAATGCCTCAAAGAGGTATTTAGATTTCATTGAGATTAAAAGAAGGGGAGTACTGATGGGGTACGTGATTATGGATCTTAACCTGAAAAGAATCATTCCTGAAAATGTATATCCTGAGCTGTTAGTAGATAATAGATTTTTAACTCCTTATCAAAATGCCAATTACAGTTACGCTGTATATTCTCAAGGTGTAATCACTTATCATTCAGGTGATTATAATTACATTACGGATTTTGATAAGGAGCTGTTGAGCGAAAGCGAATTGTTTGCGGGCGCACTGAGTCATGGTGGTTATTTGCACTTAGCGGTAAAGGATAATCAGGGGAGGATCATTGTGATAAGCTCAAATAATCATCCTTTATCGGATATATTTAGTAATTTTTCATTTCTCTTTCTTACTCAGGTATTTGTTTTCCTAATCATAGTGGCATGTTTTGCTTTATACTACAGCTTCCAGAAAGTTACGCTTAACTACTCAGCCAGGATACAGCTCTACCTGAATGCAGCATTCTTTTTACCACTTATTGCGGTAAGCATCACTACCCTAAGTGTCATCAATTCGTCATTCCGAAAGGAGGTGAATGAGGAGTATTTCAAAAAAGCAGAGAGCATAAGTGCTAATCTGAGTGATCCATTAAAATCATTTATACAGCAAAACACCACGGATCATGATGAGCTAAGGAGCAAAATTGCTGAGGTGGCTAAATATGCTGGAGTAGATGTAAACTTGTTTAGTATACGTGGGCGGTTATTGGCCAGTAGCCAGCCTCTGATTTATGAGAATGATTTACTTTCTCAGTACATAAACCCAAGAGCGTTAGGTAAAATACGGGAGCAGGGAGAAAATGCTTATGTAACTACAGAGGCTGTTGGCAACTTGGATTTCTACAGCACCTTCTATGCCGTAAAGTCATTTGAAAGTGGCCAGTTAATTGGAATTTTGAGTATACCTTTCTTCCAATCAGAATATACCATTCAGCAAAATCAGGTAGAGGTATTGACAACGGTAACGAACATTTTCTCAGTGATCTTTTTGTTCTTTCTACTGGTATCTTATTTGGCCGCAAAGTGGTTAACCTTTCCATTGGTATTGATCACTCAGAAGCTGAAGAAAACAACACTTACAGGATTTAATGAACCGCTCACATGGAAAGCTGATGATGAAATAGGGCTAATGGTGAGTGAATATAATCGAATGCTTCTCAACCTTGAGGATAGTAAGAAGGCTCTGGCAAGGACTGAAAAGGAATCAGCATGGAGAGAGATTGCGCAGCAGGTAGCCCACGAAATCAAGAATCCTTTGACTCCGATGAAGTTGACTTTACAGCATTTAAGAAGGCGTATTCAAGGTACAGCTCAGGATGGAGACTTCGAAAAGCCGATAGATAGTTTGCTGGTTCAGGTGGATACTTTGAATGATATTGCCTCGTCATTCAGCTCCTTTGCTAAAATGCCTATTCCTGAAAATGAGGTGTATGAGCTTGGAGCTGTAGTGAAAAATACGGTAAGCCTGCTAGAGAATACCGAATTCACTGAGATTTTCTTAGAATTGCCAGCAGATCCGGTGTTTACCAGAGGTGATGAACAGCTTATGGGGCGAATAATTTCTAACATTATTATCAATGCTATTCAGGCAAGAGAAAAAGATAGCTTGACTGTTCATGTAAATCTTACTATTCTTAACAAACAGAAGCTGTTACTTGAAATTAGAGATAATGGCCCTGGAATAGACGAATCAATTCACAACAAGATTTTTATTCCTAATTTTAGTACAAAGGAAACTGGGTCTGGCATAGGCCTGGCAATAGCAAAGCACGGTGTAGAGCATGCAGGAGGAAAAATATGGTTTGAGACTGAGCAGGGAAGTGGCACCTCATTTTTTATTGAATTGCCCATTGTCCCTAATGAAGGCTAG
- the ispG gene encoding (E)-4-hydroxy-3-methylbut-2-enyl-diphosphate synthase, whose product MLDSTFIKTKKYCNSLVSYSRRITREVKIGDLPMGAHNPIRVQSMTTVDTMDTMGSVEQVIRMVEAGCEYVRITAPSIKEAQNLENIKKELRSRGYSVPLIADIHFTPNAAELAARIVEKVRVNPGNYADKKKFEQIEYTDSSYNAELERIREKFTPLVNICKEYGTAMRIGTNHGSLSDRIMSRYGDTPYGMVESALEFLRICDDLNYHDIVLSMKASNTQVMVEAYRLLVNKLGEEGLQPYPLHLGVTEAGEGEDGRIKSAVGIGLLLEDGLGDTVRVSLTEEPEAEAPVAQVMVDRYQDRQPHSAIPEVDENPIDPFQYSRRSTEEVINIGGQNVPRVIADLSAVSIDDYKDLKAIGHFYLPEPDKWRMNDLGADYIYSGSNAIPFMLPNGLKEILDFETWKSVSGDVNKVPLYKVSEYVDTTDRHTSINFVEVTIDDLTASFTELLTTDSSVVLILKTENKHGLAEQRRAIFKLIEQNVKTPVILKRSYGELTEDQLQIYSATDIGGLLVDGLGDGAMLGMDKLSDQSEKTAQLELVERYNNIAFGILQAARTRMTKTEYISCPSCGRTLFDLQETTAMIRKRTDHLKGVKIGIMGCIVNGPGEMADADYGYVGSGKGKITLYRGQEVVKRAVPSENAVDELIEIIREDGNWIEKEQG is encoded by the coding sequence ATGTTAGATTCGACATTTATAAAAACTAAGAAATATTGTAATAGTCTGGTATCCTATTCACGCAGAATTACGCGTGAGGTGAAAATTGGTGATCTACCAATGGGAGCGCATAATCCTATTAGGGTGCAATCTATGACTACAGTAGACACCATGGACACCATGGGCAGCGTAGAGCAGGTGATAAGAATGGTCGAGGCTGGCTGTGAGTATGTGCGAATCACAGCACCTAGCATCAAAGAGGCTCAAAATCTGGAAAATATTAAAAAAGAGCTAAGAAGCAGAGGCTACTCTGTTCCGCTTATTGCTGATATACACTTTACACCAAATGCGGCTGAGTTAGCGGCTCGTATTGTAGAAAAGGTGCGTGTAAACCCAGGCAATTATGCAGATAAGAAAAAGTTTGAGCAGATAGAGTATACTGACAGCTCTTATAACGCAGAGCTGGAAAGGATAAGAGAGAAATTCACTCCTTTAGTAAATATCTGTAAAGAGTATGGCACTGCCATGAGAATTGGTACTAACCACGGTTCTCTTTCTGATAGGATCATGAGCCGCTATGGTGATACGCCATACGGTATGGTAGAGTCAGCTCTGGAGTTTTTGCGTATATGTGATGATCTTAATTATCATGACATTGTACTATCTATGAAAGCCAGCAATACGCAGGTGATGGTAGAGGCTTACAGGCTGTTAGTGAATAAGTTAGGAGAAGAAGGGTTGCAGCCATATCCGTTACACTTAGGGGTTACTGAAGCTGGTGAAGGTGAAGACGGCAGAATTAAAAGTGCGGTAGGTATAGGCTTACTTCTGGAAGATGGGCTGGGTGACACGGTAAGAGTGTCTTTAACCGAAGAGCCAGAAGCCGAGGCCCCAGTGGCACAGGTGATGGTAGACCGTTACCAGGACAGGCAGCCACATAGTGCTATTCCTGAGGTAGATGAGAATCCAATTGATCCTTTTCAATATAGCAGAAGAAGCACTGAAGAGGTGATTAATATAGGTGGGCAGAACGTGCCAAGGGTAATTGCTGACCTTAGTGCAGTTTCTATAGATGATTATAAAGACCTCAAGGCTATCGGACATTTTTACTTGCCGGAACCGGATAAATGGAGAATGAACGATCTGGGCGCTGATTATATTTACTCAGGCAGCAATGCTATTCCTTTCATGCTACCTAACGGATTAAAGGAAATTCTGGATTTTGAAACCTGGAAGAGTGTAAGTGGAGATGTGAATAAGGTGCCTCTTTATAAAGTGTCTGAATACGTTGACACGACTGATCGTCATACAAGTATTAATTTCGTAGAAGTAACTATTGATGACTTAACTGCTTCGTTTACAGAGCTACTAACTACAGATTCATCGGTAGTGTTAATTCTAAAAACTGAAAATAAGCATGGCCTTGCAGAGCAAAGAAGGGCTATTTTTAAGTTGATAGAGCAAAATGTAAAGACTCCGGTAATTCTAAAAAGGAGTTATGGAGAATTAACTGAAGATCAACTTCAGATCTATTCAGCTACAGATATTGGAGGCCTATTGGTTGACGGGCTGGGAGATGGTGCTATGCTTGGCATGGATAAGTTATCAGATCAGTCGGAAAAAACAGCTCAGTTGGAGTTAGTAGAAAGGTATAATAATATTGCCTTTGGTATTTTACAGGCGGCCAGAACCCGTATGACTAAAACGGAGTATATCTCATGTCCATCATGCGGTAGAACGCTTTTCGATTTGCAGGAAACCACCGCCATGATCAGAAAGAGAACTGATCATTTGAAAGGTGTGAAAATCGGTATTATGGGCTGTATTGTAAACGGACCTGGAGAGATGGCTGATGCTGATTACGGTTATGTGGGTTCAGGAAAAGGTAAGATTACCCTTTACCGAGGCCAAGAGGTGGTAAAGAGAGCTGTGCCTTCAGAAAATGCTGTGGATGAATTGATTGAAATTATCCGTGAAGATGGGAACTGGATTGAGAAAGAACAGGGTTAA
- a CDS encoding ABC transporter ATP-binding protein: protein MIRIENIRKSFGDKEILKGISGVFERGKPNLIIGSSGTGKSVLLKTIVGLVAPDEGHVFYDDKEFTNADRDTKTEIRREIGMLFQGGALFDSKTVEQNVMFPLDVLTKMPRGEKIDRVNFALERVGLEGQNGKMPSEISGGMQKRVGIARAIVNDSSYLFCDEPNSGLDPQTSILIDDLILEITEESNITTVVVTHDMNSVLGIGEKIMFLYKGHKLWEGNKNDIMYSNVKEFDDFVFANKVMSKLKAER, encoded by the coding sequence ATGATCAGAATAGAAAATATAAGAAAGTCATTTGGAGATAAGGAGATACTCAAAGGCATAAGTGGTGTATTTGAGAGGGGAAAACCTAATTTGATCATTGGCTCCAGTGGTACAGGAAAAAGTGTGCTTTTAAAAACTATCGTAGGCCTGGTGGCTCCTGATGAAGGTCATGTTTTTTATGATGACAAAGAGTTTACCAACGCTGACCGAGATACAAAAACAGAAATCAGACGTGAAATAGGCATGCTTTTCCAGGGTGGAGCGTTATTCGACTCTAAAACGGTAGAGCAAAATGTGATGTTTCCACTGGATGTTTTGACTAAGATGCCTCGTGGTGAAAAGATCGATCGTGTAAATTTCGCGCTTGAAAGAGTGGGATTGGAAGGCCAGAATGGTAAGATGCCATCTGAAATAAGTGGTGGTATGCAAAAGCGTGTAGGTATAGCCAGGGCTATTGTAAACGACTCCAGCTATCTATTTTGTGATGAACCTAACTCAGGCCTTGATCCACAAACATCCATCCTTATAGATGACCTTATTTTAGAAATCACCGAGGAATCTAATATCACTACCGTAGTGGTAACTCACGATATGAATTCGGTACTTGGTATTGGAGAGAAGATTATGTTCTTATACAAAGGGCACAAGCTCTGGGAAGGCAATAAGAATGATATCATGTATTCCAATGTGAAGGAATTTGATGATTTCGTATTTGCTAACAAGGTGATGAGTAAGCTGAAAGCAGAACGTTAA
- a CDS encoding MlaE family ABC transporter permease, whose protein sequence is METLGRYFIFLGSLFVNRETFRTYFKLTMEECISIGINSVFLVALVAFFIGAVTTIQTAYNLVSPLIPDYVIALVVRDMTILELAPTIIGVIYAGKVGSSMASGLGTMRISEQIDALEVMGINSASYLVLPKITASVLMYPMLVIIAGLLAIVGGYLAGVLTNVITPTEYIQGIRFDFNEYTVTFALIKSFAFAFLVSSISAFKGYFTTGGAVEVGQASTAAVTQSVIAILLADYLLAQLLL, encoded by the coding sequence ATGGAAACACTAGGCAGGTATTTTATTTTTTTAGGCTCACTTTTCGTAAACAGAGAAACGTTTAGAACATATTTCAAACTCACTATGGAGGAGTGTATCAGTATAGGCATTAACTCTGTCTTTCTGGTGGCTCTGGTAGCTTTTTTCATTGGTGCTGTAACTACTATTCAAACGGCTTATAACCTGGTAAGTCCTTTAATACCAGACTATGTAATAGCTCTTGTAGTAAGAGACATGACCATATTGGAATTGGCTCCTACCATTATCGGTGTTATCTACGCGGGTAAAGTAGGGTCAAGTATGGCCAGTGGATTAGGAACTATGCGTATTTCTGAGCAGATAGATGCCCTTGAAGTAATGGGAATTAATTCTGCTTCTTACCTGGTATTACCTAAAATTACAGCCTCAGTGCTTATGTACCCCATGCTTGTAATTATTGCAGGCTTATTGGCCATAGTAGGTGGCTACCTGGCAGGAGTACTTACCAATGTAATTACACCAACAGAATACATTCAGGGAATAAGATTCGATTTTAACGAATACACAGTAACCTTTGCCTTAATAAAATCATTTGCATTTGCATTTTTAGTATCCTCCATATCAGCATTCAAGGGCTATTTTACTACGGGAGGAGCTGTAGAGGTAGGACAAGCCAGTACTGCTGCTGTAACCCAAAGTGTTATAGCTATACTTCTGGCCGATTATCTATTAGCTCAATTATTATTGTAA
- a CDS encoding SDR family oxidoreductase codes for MSKTAIITGGTKGIGKSLVKLFSSKGFNIGVCSRNLEELHSLKDEITEAYGNEVFVMRADLSERTEVEYFVKYIKEHTKEVDVLVNNAGLYIPGQVHNEKDGALEEMINTNLYSAYHLTRGFIGDMKKRKKGHVFNMCSTASIMPYVNGGSYCISKYAMLGMTKVLREEMKEFGVRVTAVMPGATLTASWEGTDLPESRFMDPDDVADAVWNAYEMSDRTVIEEILMRPQLGDL; via the coding sequence ATGAGCAAAACAGCAATAATCACAGGTGGGACCAAGGGAATAGGCAAATCGCTGGTGAAATTATTTTCTTCCAAAGGCTTTAATATAGGCGTTTGTTCCAGAAATCTGGAAGAGCTTCACAGTCTAAAAGATGAGATTACCGAAGCCTATGGCAATGAGGTATTTGTGATGAGAGCAGACTTATCAGAGCGTACAGAGGTAGAGTACTTTGTTAAATATATCAAAGAGCATACTAAAGAAGTAGACGTGCTGGTGAATAATGCAGGTCTTTATATTCCTGGTCAGGTTCATAATGAAAAGGATGGTGCGCTCGAAGAGATGATTAATACTAACCTTTACAGTGCATATCATCTAACCAGAGGTTTCATTGGTGATATGAAAAAGAGAAAGAAAGGGCATGTGTTTAATATGTGTTCTACAGCTTCTATCATGCCTTATGTAAATGGAGGTTCATATTGCATATCTAAATATGCTATGCTAGGTATGACCAAGGTTTTGCGTGAAGAAATGAAGGAGTTTGGAGTGAGAGTAACAGCCGTAATGCCTGGCGCAACACTTACTGCCAGCTGGGAAGGTACTGATTTGCCAGAATCACGCTTCATGGATCCGGATGATGTAGCTGATGCCGTTTGGAACGCCTATGAGATGTCTGACAGAACGGTTATCGAAGAGATTCTGATGAGACCGCAACTTGGTGATCTTTAA
- a CDS encoding DUF6728 family protein: protein MTTESNDKRSRNTFKEYFQLGEVFGYFFRGKDPNRPRSFSLRMMHGINKISLLIFLIALIILISRHIF, encoded by the coding sequence ATGACAACAGAATCTAACGATAAGAGGAGCCGAAATACATTTAAAGAGTATTTCCAACTAGGAGAGGTGTTTGGTTATTTTTTTAGAGGAAAAGACCCCAACAGGCCTAGAAGTTTCAGCCTTAGAATGATGCATGGAATCAACAAAATATCTTTGTTAATCTTTCTTATAGCCCTCATAATACTGATATCACGCCATATTTTTTAA
- a CDS encoding MmcQ/YjbR family DNA-binding protein yields the protein MNIEWFRDYCISLKGVTEEFPFGEETLVFKVMGKMFALTDVDLFTSVNLKCDPEKAVQLREQHAAIQPGYHMNKNHWNTVLMDGTLSDKFVKELINDSYTLVVSGLTKKLKGELEKLP from the coding sequence ATGAATATAGAATGGTTCCGTGATTATTGTATATCCTTGAAAGGCGTTACTGAAGAGTTTCCTTTCGGTGAAGAAACTTTGGTTTTCAAGGTAATGGGTAAAATGTTTGCGTTAACAGATGTGGACCTATTTACAAGCGTGAACCTAAAGTGCGACCCGGAAAAGGCGGTGCAGCTTCGAGAGCAGCATGCAGCCATTCAGCCGGGCTATCATATGAATAAAAATCATTGGAATACTGTGCTCATGGATGGCACGCTTTCTGATAAGTTTGTGAAAGAACTGATCAATGATTCATATACGCTGGTTGTAAGCGGGTTAACTAAAAAACTGAAAGGCGAACTTGAAAAGTTGCCTTAA